In Glandiceps talaboti chromosome 14, keGlaTala1.1, whole genome shotgun sequence, a single genomic region encodes these proteins:
- the LOC144445728 gene encoding hematopoietic prostaglandin D synthase-like — protein sequence MPKYALVYFEFRGRAELCRLTFAAAGVDYEDVRVKFDDWPSLKEADREHKEFLFGQMPILKVDDEVIAQTYAISRYLANEFGFAGQNNLQKAKVDMIVTAVDDLYSPLVFNNWYEKDEDRKAAWFDNFKTKTLPNGLKLIQNQLEANNGGDGYFVGESLTMADLTFVDRIDLMRKFSADNVLDDFPKLKALKERVEALPKIAEWIKKRPHSDY from the exons ATGCCTAAATACGCACTCGTTTATTTTGAATTTCGTGGCCGTGCTGAGCTTTGCCGACTAACATTTGCGGCAGCCGGAGTTGATTACGAAGATGTACGAGTGAAATTTGATGATTGGCCAAGTCTTAAAGAAGCTGATCGGGAACATAAAG AGTTTCTGTTCGGTCAAATGCCAATACTGAAGGTAGATGATGAGGTGATAGCACAGACGTATGCTATAAGTAGATATCTAGCCAATGAATTTG GCTTTGCAGGTCAAAATAATCTTCAAAAGGCCAAAGTTGATATGATTGTCACAGCGGTGGATGATCTCTACTCACCTTTGGTATTTAATAATTGGTATGAAAAAGATGAAGATCGAAAG GCAGCTTGGTTTGATAACTTTAAGACTAAAACTCTTCCCAATGGATTGAAACTTATACAAAATCAACTCGAAGCTAATAATGGAGGTGATGGTTATTTTGTTGGGGAATCG TTAACAATGGCTGACCTGACTTTCGTTGACCGTATTGACTTAATGAGAAAGTTCTCTGCCGATAACGTTTTGGATGACTTCCCTAAACTCAAAGCTCTGAAAGAACGTGTGGAAGCACTACCGAAGATTGCAGAGTGGATAAAGAAGCGCCCTCACTCAGACTACTGA
- the LOC144445745 gene encoding uncharacterized protein LOC144445745, producing MPRGEEVRLTSFASIVADKTEPSTESTSYGADTLDRCATKEPPTAEPQLPDEKPGIVSYDDNLNENGETTLKTKKTWKEQEAEMEAKLSWIREQIKILKLQDKSLMRQFLDLRSVINKIKLNRVGSVTDVSALDSSSSVNGILQISDNSLESAASPSSVSLHDDDLPSYRPRTVSLSEKGKFSDAPRGLVTKTKELFL from the exons ATGCCACGGGGAGAAGAAGTCCGACTAACAAGCTTTGCTTCAATAGTAGCTGATAAAACAGAACCGTCAACCGAATCGACGAGCTATGGGGCAGACACCCTAGACCGGTGTGCGACCAAGGAACCCCCGACAGCCGAACCACAACTCCCCGACGAGAAACCTGGCATTGTATCGTACGATGACAACTTGAACGAAAACGGGGAGACCACTTTGAAGACGAAGAAAACGTGGAAAGAGCAAGAAGCCGAAATGGAAGCAAAGTTAAGCTGGATCAGAGAACAAATA aAAATTTTAAAACTACAAGACAAATCCCTCATGCGCCAATTTTTGGATCTACGTTCTGTGATCAATAAAATCAAACTGAATCGTGTTGGTTCAGTGACCGATGTTTCTGCTTTGGATTCTAGCTCAAGTGTAAATGGAATCTTGCAGATCAGTGATAATTCACTAGAGAGTGCGGCTTCTCCATCTAGTGTTAGCCTACACGATGACGACCTTCCATCTTACAGACCTCGTACTGTTTCTCTTTCAGAAAAAGGAAAATTCAGCGATGCTCCTAGAGGGCTTGTTACAAAAACCAAGGAATTGTTTTTGTAG